A window of Danio aesculapii chromosome 16, fDanAes4.1, whole genome shotgun sequence genomic DNA:
AATGTGGAATTTAGGAAATCATCACAGAATCTGTGAAAATGTGAATTATTTTGACCAAATTAGAGAGATCATACAAAATGCATGTTACGTTTTATTTAATTCTGTCCTgagtaaaactttttttatttttttgtcttgtgaTAAACATGCAAATGACTTTCATGTAAAATTTCTTACACAGGACagtacaaaataatttaaaaaaattgtatgacCTTCCTTATTTTGTCAAAATTTTTACAAATTCTGCAAGGGGTTTCCATGTAACACTGCATACCTGGCCTTACAATATGCTGATCATGACTCAAATATCCACACAATCATATTCCTAAACTACTGCAATTCTCATATTAACTCATTTATAACCTCTTTATTAAACTTTGACATTTACAATCATAGCAAAAATTAAAATCATGAATGTGCTTTAGTCTTTTCAGCCACAtcgtattaaaaataataattacttgaTGCTTCTAATCAAGGTTGagctttttattaatattaatttaaattatttattaaaatatgtttacatgcaTTGCACCAAATGAAACAAGTTGTCCATTTTGAATTCAGTCTCTCAGTGTATATAACACGTTAAATGTATCAAAAGTGACGAGCGGATCATATCggatcatattatatcatatcatatcatatcatatcatatcatatcatatcatatcatatatcgtaTAGTATAGTATCATATCATATTTTGTATCGTATCTTTTCATTTATTGTACCGTATCGTATCATATATCGTATCATATATATTGTAtggtatcatatcatatatcatatcgtatcatatagtatcatatcatatcatctcGTGTCATATATATAGTATGGTATCATCTCATATCATATCGTGTCATATAGTATAATATCAtatattgtatcatatcataCATCATATATTTTATCTTATCATATCATATATTGTCTCGTGTCATAtatattgtatcatatcatatcatatatcgtatagtatcatatcatattttgtatcgtatcttttcatttattgtatCGTATTGTATCATATCATCTTGTATCATATATATTGTATGGTAtggtatcatatcatatcatatatcgtatcatatcatatattgtatcatatcatatatcatatattttatcatatcatatcatttatTGTCTCGTATCATATAtattgtatcgtatcatatcatatcatatagtACCATATCATATATTGTATCGTATCATATATCATATTTTGTATCGAatcgtatcatatcatatatattgtATCGTATCATATATATTGTATCGTACCATATCATATCGTATCATATTGtaccatatcatatcatatcattatcatatcatatcatatatcatgtcatgtcatgtcatgtcatatcatatcatatcatatcatatcatatcatatcatatcatatcatatcatatcatatcatatcatatatccatttttatttaatgccatatcagcaacaATAGCTATTTTAATGGCAAAAACTTTATAcgaaaatttttttatttaattaataaatatacaatagaaACCTCAAAAGTGTCAAAGTTTATAACATTAGAAAAGATTTCTATTTCATCATGTCAGCTGCTTATTTAAAGCATCCTAAAATAAAGCATCCACCAAAAAATAGTACACAGCATAATTATCccacattattaaaaaacatttatagaaTCATGTGGCAGAGACAGTGTTCAAACTTCAATATTTTAAGCTTACAATATTTAAACCATTAAGCCATTAGCATACCTATACAAGTTGATGTCAGTGAACCAGTCCTGTATCACAATCACGACATGACATACCGTGAAGAGGAAGGCAGTGATCTGCAGAGACTAAACCAAACAGTTGGAGATAAAGAAAAACTAAGAAATTTTTCATTTACCTAAAACTAcagaacatttttgttttgtaaagtaatgtttttgtaTACTATACATCTGTATACGTTATGGAATACTATTTGTAAAAGACTACACAATAATAATTAGTCGTACAATTGCAGATAAATTTATTTGCTCTCctgtaaaattaacattttttttatatttcccaaattatgtttaatttttaaacatagtagttttaataactaatttctaataactagggccagacagattctgcagacattttttgccatttctgcacagaattttgcaaaaaaatctgtggattaatGTGAATggttttgggagtatcgtaactaaaaacttaatatatgaaataaaaaaataatacctttttaacttttatttaatgtttacaatgcaaacccAATTAGATCCaattatttggcaaacaaagcaagtctctcatataatatatctacttaaagacataaaaaattacattacaaactgtattatacataaatcatatgaacattttcatattaggcaataatattactgaaattaagttaaacaagtaatttaacacaagtaaatacataaactcaATGATTGGCTGAAAATCTGCATATTTCTGCACGCAAAGATTCAGTGGGGACCTACTAATAACTAAATCTATAGTgagaatataaaatatttactacttattttgcaatataatagtattcagcttaaagtgtaatttcaGGCTTCAAAAACTAGGCagtttaggttaattaggcaagtcgttaaaaaaacaattgtttgtcatttagacaatttaaaaatatatatatattttcttaagggggctaataatattaacctaagctatttttataaatatacattttattccagctaaactaaaagaaatcagaaaaattccaggagaaaaaatatataataagaaatacaacaaaaatacaaCATTATCAGGTAAACAGTACATGACGTATACTGTAGGTCATAATCAGCTCACCTGCATCTCCACGTATGTGTGTGGCAGGTTGTATTCTGGTGGAAGCTTGCGATCATTATTGATGAGATGATCCAAAATAGAGGGGCTCAAAACTGGCTGCAGATGAAAGCGATAATTAGTTTATCAAGCAGACGCCTATACTGTGAAAACAGCTAGCCTTCGGTCTGACCTGCGTGTCCAGAAAGATGACCCTCTCCTGAGTGATGTAGAAATCAATCCCACTGCTCTGGTTTCCGGCTCGCTCCTTGATCTCCTGTGTCTGAGCTCTGAATACATACGCCCTGTTTAACAGAGGATCAATGGGTGGAGCGCAATAAAGATGAAGTGGAAAACAAggcaataataaaacacataattGGGATGCTGATGACGAACTGACCTCTGATCCTCCTCAGGGCTGTTTGCAGACAGCAGAGACATGATTGTGGATTTGCCTGTGCCTTGTAGTCCAATTACGCCAACTACTAGCATATCCGTCTGGTCTCGCAGGTACTAAGGTACAAAACACACATTAACCATACATTTAGTCATATTAGATGCATGTATAGGGAGGAAAATAGAGAGAATATAAAACCGTATTGTTTCTTAAGCCCTTTTTCCTGGTGGTAGTAACATGTTTTCAGTAGAGAcatgttacttttgaaagtaatgcattacaatattgagttactccccaaaatagTAACTATTATGATgagtaatgcattacgttacttttgagttttctttttctgacctagctgaggcttgaTCTGTTTTATAACTTGCAggattttttccttcttttttttttttttaataaaggagctctgcaattaacaatgcaccATATAATCTACACGTCAGTGTTAATTACGTTGACGAAAAAAATTCGTCATAATTTTAATGACGAACAAGTTTCTACCAatcaaaacgagacaaaaactaaataaaaattaagcgaTGATGacgaaaactataataaaaatatactgacattttcgttgcctaataaaaatgagatgagaatgtgattgagggaagtttttagaaaatatccTATCAGAATTAATCTTAGTGTGTGATGCATGACATGACATATCTTTGCTTTAGTATTCCTCTACGTGAGTTATGTAACATTTTACAGCATAACGCATTATCATTTGCCAGTCTTCGGTCATTAATTTAATCAGTACTATACAGCTGAGCACCTGCATGGACTTTAACGCCAACTACAACAGTAAAGCTTGGTGGCCTATAGACTGACATTACAAAGTAGACTTTAACTATTTTAAGCCCTTTCAAAGATTTAATGGCTTGAAACAGTTTGGCAGACTGGTCAAAAACATTAGTAGTTAACCATGTTAAAAAAAGGCTACTGTTCTTACATGTGGATTGATTGCAgacacataattttacatattacttatgatatatataaacaatgcatatctaaTTTATGGTCTAAGTTCAGTTggctaaaactaaaatgattcagaagactaaaatacgactaaaactaaaatggaattttagtcaaaagagtacgactaaaacaaaatcaaaatttgctgtcaaaattaacacagCTACACGTTTATTTACCTTAAAACACATCAAAACGCATCAAAAAATAATGATGTAGGATAATCTTACCTTCTGAGAATTTCAAGACCCTCAAGCTatatgccgtatatacagattaatgaaagtgtaaagcaatGTTTACTACTTTTgtaatttttgtcttattagtgaagtaaaatcaCTGCCCACTGAGATATAAGGTCCAATTTTCTCTTTCTTTGATCCAAGCAGACTAATGGGAAAATTTACTTAAAAccttacttgtaatgcattaccccaacaCTGCTGTATATACTTGTTATTAACCAGCATTCAAATACTACTAAATTAACTTATCATCAATAACATGCAAGAACAAGAGCATGTACATAAAAAAGATTGGGATGTACAATTTTTAATCGTAATCCTTGTGTTTTGGTGCAACACAGTAAAGCCACATCATGTCCATaatggtattcattcattcatttatttatttatatattttcctttgggctagtccctttatttatcagtggtagccacagtggagtgaaccatcaacttatccagcatatgttttacgcagcggatgccattccagccacaacccagcactgggaaacacgcatacactcttgctttcacactacagccaatttagtttattcaattcacctatagcgcatgtatttgaactgtgggggaagcggaacatctggaggaaacccacgccaactccaacttaaacatgcaaactccacacagaaataccaactgacccagcaggggctcgaaCCTGTGAATCGACAGttctgaccactgagccaccatgtccccCATAATGACATAGTGTTACTATATAAAAAAGTATACATGTTCTTTTATACACTACAATAGCAATATGACTGACTCCATTAAGTGTTGTCCTTCCCTTGTGCCAGTAAACTTCAAAGAAGAGATGATGTTTCAATTGAAGATTAAGTGGGCACATTATTTGCATGGAGTAATCCTTaaaatgctgcattttcccataaaaaataactatacattttaatttcatgactataaaataaaatacgcCCTTACCTCCATAGCACTGTCACACCAATTCATTTGGTCATCCACAAGTTTGATGCTGTGCTTCATCTTCTCTGGGGGGAGGAGTTTAGTCTGGCCAATCACAGCTGGAAATCAGATTGTGGAAGATGATTTGGTAATCAGggtgagaaaaacacacactaaactgTTTAAAGTCTACATGTGTACATGTAAATGGTTAAAgtgcagttcacccaaaaacgttTCAAATGTTGCCATTTTTTTAACTTCAAACCCATGACACAATTTTTGAgatataaatgaaaaagaaagaaaataaatcattctTTTTCTCCATTGAAAGCCCTGATGCCTGACACAAAATCAGTTGAATAAACTCTGGATTGCAGTAAATTTCGAGTTGATAAATCCAAGGAGACGCAAACTGGTTAATAACAGGTTAAGTTGACTCcttgatgagttattaaaaccagaCAAACATATCAGTTCGGTTATTAGCTCCAGTTTTTAGCAACTCCACTTGCTATCTAAAGTCAAACTTTCTTAAATCCCACCACACTAGAGATAGCACTGTTAGACTGCTGCAATTAACTTTACTGTGGCATTTCAAAATCTCTAATTTCTTGCCTTTAGCTGGTTCAAAGTGTTACTGCTAGATTTATTTGCAATATCAGGAAATATATCCACATTACCCCTCTTCTAAGGGGCCTCCATTGGCTGCCCATTCATccaattcagaattgattttaaagtgcttttactgGTATATAAATCCCTTCATAATCTAGTCCCTACCTATCTCTCAGAGCTGTTGCACTTTTACACTCCCGTAAGATCTCTTAGATCAAATGATCAAAATCTTCTTTTAGTTCCTCAGCCCAGACTGAAACATAGAGGGGACAGAGTTTTCTCTGTGGTGGGTCCTTGGTTATGGAACACTTTGCCCCTTGAGATTAGAATTGCTTTCTATctctatctatttttaaatcactaCTAAAACGTACCTATTTagcttggctttttaatattattttaatagtcctttctactgctacatttttacatttactctTAAATTTTTTACACTCTTGTCCTAttcttatgtttttatattctgtctttttattttactttgtctaatgtacagcactttggttaaTCTTATGacagtttttaaatgtgctctataaataaatgaacttgaacttgGTTAAGATCTGGTAAACTTGCTCCACAATGCTTGATATAAAAATGATCTGTTAACTCAAGGTTTAACCCATAGATAGTGATTAACTGTGGAGCATGCGTATGAATGTGTGACCAATTCAGCAAAAGCTCAGAGTTTGCTCAAACTAAACTCAAACTTAACTgggtaaaaacatttttaaagatttataaaaacaaatctatatgacTCAAGCAGTTCGGGTGAAAACTTGTGAAGAGATGTGATGATTTATGTATGATTTAGAAAAACTATTATTCACATAGAAACCCATGCATAACGTGGATCACATATGGTAAAAACAACCGTTTGTGTGACTTGTgcaattatttattacatatttattgccatatcagcaacttatggctatttcgtggccaaatggatatacattaaaatattacatgatgaaaacaaattcgtattatactaaaaaaagttacttagacaaatatataaaatataaatagataaaattcacaaaaaaaattattcaaagttaaatatggtttttcagttctatttttgataaaaaaaatgtaaaactcttcctggtggtacctttttaaaaatgtccatcaaagtactctccttataaaaattttgtctaatggaatttaaacttctccattccaacaaaatatgtttgatggtaagagcagtctggcagttattacatttaggtgattcttcgttatttaataaatatgaatgtgtcaacctagaatgtccaattcgacatctggtatagaccgtctgatcatgcctggtctcaaaattataatttgctaaatgtctttcatttattttcgagttatttcatataatttgttgttgatgtagttgtcccattctcttagccatgtttcgtttatgtacaaattgatggtgggtttcaagtcatcaggaggaattaaacattcggtTACATTCAAGGAGATCGCCTTTTTTGTGACTTGTGCAATAAAACAAACCATTGGTTTTTGCATGTACACAAACGTCTGTTTTGACcatgtttatgtatgcatgtcagtcatttttatgtaaatttaagTCTAATTTAAATCTGTTCATCTTAACAAACAAATCTCTTCACAACACTTAGATTTAACtgctcaatttatttattttagatttcattatttattttattattggtcAAACATGACTTTAAATGGAGGAAAAGCATCCTCTAAGGTTGCATTAAAAATATCATAAGTTGTTTTGTGAAAATAAAGTCGTATGATTTGTAATGCCAGGAGGGGGAGAAATGATAGCAGCATTTTAATGTTTGGCTAAATTAACcctaaatagaaataaatgtgtGAAAATGACTGACGATCCACAGCTCCACCAGACGCAGCTGAGCCCATGCCTCTGTTCTGGATCTGATACACAGGTTGGGTCGGACGCTGTCCTTCCCTCTCCATTTTGGCCGTTCCTGCTCCTGAGGCTGAAGGGGGAATGTCTGGAGGGTTCCCAGGTTTCCCCCCTTCGTCTCTGGTTTTAATGAGCATGATCGGCTTTTCCAAAGATGGGGGGCCACTGGCTGGAGCACACGGTTTGGACTGAAACAGAAACCAAGATTATATTAACAATATGGTATACAAAACAAACCTAATGAAGAATAAAGGATTCACttcatatgttcattcattcatttttgtttcggtgtagtccctttatttatcaggggtcaccacagcggaatgaaccgccaacttatatgcagcatatgttttatccagcggatgccattccagcagcaacccaacactggaacccattcactctctttcacacacatacattacggccaatttagtttactcaattcacctacagtgcatgtctttggactgtgggggaaactggagcacccggaggaaacccacgcgaacacagggagaacatgcacttCATATGTTCAAtatgataaatataaattatcCACTTACTCTCTCTCCAGGAGGTTTAGCAAGAATAATAGGGGTCTTTTGAAGAAGAGGTCCAGTTGGTTCTTCACTTCcatcctgaaaataaaaatattataccgTAGACATTTTAgtctgtaaatattttaattactataaaaaaaatgtaaataacagataattaatttaaataattaatatatttcacAGAATAATCTttgaataatcattttaaaaactatatgCAATAAAAACATCTCACATAATATTTAGACATATTTTAATGTCTGCATTATATTCCAGTCCTAAAGTGAATTTTTAggcataaaaataattttaaatgcaaattgaGTTCCTATTTTAAGTCAAATAACTTTTCTGAAAGTAAAATGTCAAACCAGGGGTTTCATCATCATTCAGAACAACATATTTATTCTGGAGTCTGGACTGTGCATAAAGTTAAGAGatcacaatacatttttattttaaaggattCCGAAGAATATTACTTCAAAACCTTGTTTTCTGATGGATATTGGCAAAGCTTAATGATTTAACAAGCCAAGAATGTGTGCTTGTAATAATTCCATCTTTTAATacttcatcaaatgattcttgctgTAAATGAGACTTATTTCTTGGTATATAATGTTGTTGAACTAAATAACATTTTGATGGGTATGATGGGATCTTCTGTAAATAACAGTGAAACTGTATGATAGCTTGCTTTTTgctcaggaaaaaaaaattaaataaggacACGTGATAAAAAGTAAAAGCCTTAAATGTTTTGCTTTGCTCGACTTcttataaacattgttaatagtATAAGCAACGCATTTAGTTTATCAATCAAAAATCGTGTCTAACGTTAGTCAGGCAGCTCGTGTTCTCACCCTGCGCTCGCGGGGAACATAGTCTCGATCTCGACTGGGGCCGGAGAGGTTTTGACCCGGAGGTCCTGCTGGGTCTCGGTCTCGGCGTCTCCTTCTTCGCCGTCCCTGACCGTACAGACCGGGCTGACTGTGACCGGACTCCGACATGCTGACACCGGGATAACACTGCCGACAGCTCGACCTCCGCTATCACCACTATTCTTGTACAGAAGAAGTTTCTAAATTTTCAATACGAATATTTACCACTCGAACGGTGTATGTGCTTTTAATAAGACAGCACTTCGTTTTAAGACATATTAGACTATTCCGAATGTCGACAGTCATAGACTTAAATATAAATGGTTAAGCAATATCAATATAAATAGTACGATTATGATGGGAATATAAAAGAAACAGCTCttttattctctatgtgcaaatGTCTGCGTCTACAGGTACAAGACTGATGTATGGGTAAAACGGTACAAACGTGAAAACGGTCCGACTGGGAAACGCAATTTCGACTTTTGGTTCCGTTTATCattgtttttatctatttatttatttatttaggttaatAAAATCGCGTGTGCAATCAAGTTCTTTATCACAAATGCATCAAtttaattaaacagaaatatacacaGTGCACGGCATAAATGAgtataccccattttgaaaatgagtacttttattttatgcatttctaAGTCAATATAGACTGTATTATTTTGGTACGTTTTAACAGAACAGTGTTATTAAACCGTTATATTCATTGAAATAAGAGTGTGATCACTTAACATCTTTGAATATAGAAGGATAATACATTTATGTTCAAATGAAATATtgtgcacaaaaataaaaactacaaaattttaactaaagatatttttttgattttgatagggacctattatgcaaaaatccatttttataagtagtttaaacacaGCTGCATTACAACAGTTTGTGAATTCtgtaattgtaaaatgttattaattatatatatttttaagcctAAAAAGgccagtttcaaagagttatgaaaaatatttgtGTTAGATTTTAAGTATAAACCTCATATTTAAACACCCATCAGGGACATCAGAGACCTATTTTACATCTAGTGAAAAGTGGCA
This region includes:
- the smg9 gene encoding nonsense-mediated mRNA decay factor SMG9, coding for MSESGHSQPGLYGQGRRRRRRRDRDPAGPPGQNLSGPSRDRDYVPRERRDGSEEPTGPLLQKTPIILAKPPGERSKPCAPASGPPSLEKPIMLIKTRDEGGKPGNPPDIPPSASGAGTAKMEREGQRPTQPVYQIQNRGMGSAASGGAVDPVIGQTKLLPPEKMKHSIKLVDDQMNWCDSAMEYLRDQTDMLVVGVIGLQGTGKSTIMSLLSANSPEEDQRAYVFRAQTQEIKERAGNQSSGIDFYITQERVIFLDTQPVLSPSILDHLINNDRKLPPEYNLPHTYVEMQSLQITAFLFTVCHVVIVIQDWFTDINLYRFLQTAEMLKPSTPSASHDSTGSSGPDDGSEYYPHIVFLQNKARREEFCPRNLKKMHMAVDKLMAHSHLKYKGTLSMLDCNIFPGLSRDYMETEVNLFLLPLMENDGEDALTRAGSGPPLFSLLPGYRGHPSFSSLVSKFRSQVLAMSRSQLSHTILTEKNWFHYAARIWDGVKKSSALSEYSRLLS